In Archocentrus centrarchus isolate MPI-CPG fArcCen1 chromosome 21, fArcCen1, whole genome shotgun sequence, the following are encoded in one genomic region:
- the LOC115800492 gene encoding RCC1 and BTB domain-containing protein 1 isoform X1, producing the protein MVDVTKWPLFSLMGPQELSSIRKACVFGSSANEAIYITNDDEVFVFGLNCSNCLGTGDSLSTIVPKKLDFLTGRKVVSLSYGSGPHILLATEDGEVFAWGHNGYSQLGNGTTNQGVAPVLVSANLLNKKVTEVACGSHHSMALTDTGEVYAWGYNNCGQVGSGSTANQPTPRRVSSCLQNKVVVSIVCGQTSSLAVVDNGEVYGWGYNGNGQLGLGNNGNQLTPCRLVALQGLCVQQIVSGYAHSMALTDEGLVYAWGANTYGQLGTGNKSNQLSPVQILTEKERIVEIAACHSTHTSAAKTQSGQVYMWGQCRGQSIVLPHLTHFTCTDDVFACFATPSVMWRLLSVEHDDFLTVAQSLKKEFDNPETADLKFCVDGKYIYVHKAVLKIRCEHFRSMFQSHWNEDMKEVIEIDQFSYPVYRSFLEFLYTDNVELPPEDAIGLLDLATSYCENRLKRLCQHIIKRGITVENAFSLLSAAVRYDAEDLEEFCFKFCVNHLTEVTQTTAFWQIDGNLLKDFICRASRCGAFRN; encoded by the exons ATGGTGGATGTCACCAAATGGCCCCTTTTCAGCCTGATGGGGCCTCAGGAGCTCTCTTCCATACGGAAAGCATGCGTATTTGGATCATCAGCTAATGAGGCCATCTACATTACCAATGATGATGAG gtgtttgtgtttgggctGAACTGCAGTAACTGCCTGGGAACAGGGGACAGCCTGAGCACAATTGTACCCAAGAAGCTGGACTTCCTGACTGGTAGAAAGGTGGTCAGCCTGAGCTACGGTAGTGGACCCCACATCCTGCTGGCCACAGAGG ATGGAGAGGTATTTGCCTGGGGCCATAACGGCTACAGCCAGCTGGGAAATGGGACAACCAACCAAGGAGTAGCTCCAGTGCTCGTGTCTGCCAACCTGCTCAATAAGAAGGTCACAGAGGTGGCCTGTGGCTCTCACCACTCAATGGCTCTGACTGACACAGGAGAA GTGTATGCATGGGGCTACAATAACTGTGGTCAAGTGGGCTCAGGCTCCACAGCGAACCAGCCCACGCCCCGCAGAGTGTCCAGCTGCCTGCAGAACAAGGTGGTTGTGAGTATTGTCTGTGGTCAGACCTCATCTCTGGCAGTAGTGGACAACGGAGAG GTGTACGGCTGGGGCTATAACGGGAATGGACAACTTGGACTTGGAAACAACGGGAACCAGCTCACTCCCTGTCGACTTGTAGCTTTGCAGGGTTTATGTGTGCAACAG ATTGTGTCAGGGTATGCACACTCCATGGCACTAACAGACGAAGGGTTGGTTTACGCTTGGGGTGCCAACACGTATGGACAGCTGGGTACTGGCAACAAGAGCAACCAGCTGAGCCCAGTTCAGATTCTGACTGAGAAAGAGAG AATTGTAGAAATTGCTGCCTGTCATTCCACACATACATCAGCTGCTAAAACCCAGAGTGGCCAGGTGTACatgtggggccagtgcaggggCCAGTCCATAGTACTCCCTCACCTGACACACTTTACCTGTACCGATGATGTCTTTGCCTGCTTTGCCACCCCCTCAGTTATGTGGAGGCTTCTTTCAGTGG AGCACGATGACTTCTTGACTGTGGCTCAGTCTCTGAAAAAGGAGTTTGACAACCCAGAGACAGCGGACCTCAAATTCTGCGTTGATGGGAAATATATCTATGTCCATAAAGCAGTTCTCAAGATCAG GTGTGAACACTTCAGATCAATGTTCCAGTCTCACTGGAATGAAGACATGAAGGAGGTGATTGAAATAGACCAGTTCTCGTACCCCGTATACCGCTCGTTTCTGGAGTTCCTCTACACAGACAATGTGGAATTGCCTCCTGAGGATGCTATTG GGCTGCTGGATCTGGCCACCTCATATTGTGAGAACCGCCTTAAACGTCTGTGTCAACACATCATCAAAAGGGGAATCACCGTAGAGAACGCTTTCTCtctgctgtctgctgctgtgcgcTATGATGCAGAG GACCTTGAAGAATTTTGCTTCAAGTTCTGCGTAAATCACCTGACTGAGGTGACTCAGACCACTGCTTTCTGGCAGATTGACGGTAATCTGCTCAAAGATTTCATTTGTCGAGCCAGTCGCTGCGGAGCCTTCAGAAACTGA
- the LOC115800492 gene encoding RCC1 and BTB domain-containing protein 1 isoform X2, producing MVDVTKWPLFSLMGPQELSSIRKACVFGSSANEAIYITNDDEVFVFGLNCSNCLGTGDSLSTIVPKKLDFLTGRKVVSLSYGSGPHILLATEDGEVFAWGHNGYSQLGNGTTNQGVAPVLVSANLLNKKVTEVACGSHHSMALTDTGEVYAWGYNNCGQVGSGSTANQPTPRRVSSCLQNKVVVSIVCGQTSSLAVVDNGEVYGWGYNGNGQLGLGNNGNQLTPCRLVALQGLCVQQIVSGYAHSMALTDEGLVYAWGANTYGQLGTGNKSNQLSPVQILTEKERIVEIAACHSTHTSAAKTQSGQVYMWGQCRGQSIVLPHLTHFTCTDDVFACFATPSVMWRLLSVVGSYMMCDYKMYRLCHKR from the exons ATGGTGGATGTCACCAAATGGCCCCTTTTCAGCCTGATGGGGCCTCAGGAGCTCTCTTCCATACGGAAAGCATGCGTATTTGGATCATCAGCTAATGAGGCCATCTACATTACCAATGATGATGAG gtgtttgtgtttgggctGAACTGCAGTAACTGCCTGGGAACAGGGGACAGCCTGAGCACAATTGTACCCAAGAAGCTGGACTTCCTGACTGGTAGAAAGGTGGTCAGCCTGAGCTACGGTAGTGGACCCCACATCCTGCTGGCCACAGAGG ATGGAGAGGTATTTGCCTGGGGCCATAACGGCTACAGCCAGCTGGGAAATGGGACAACCAACCAAGGAGTAGCTCCAGTGCTCGTGTCTGCCAACCTGCTCAATAAGAAGGTCACAGAGGTGGCCTGTGGCTCTCACCACTCAATGGCTCTGACTGACACAGGAGAA GTGTATGCATGGGGCTACAATAACTGTGGTCAAGTGGGCTCAGGCTCCACAGCGAACCAGCCCACGCCCCGCAGAGTGTCCAGCTGCCTGCAGAACAAGGTGGTTGTGAGTATTGTCTGTGGTCAGACCTCATCTCTGGCAGTAGTGGACAACGGAGAG GTGTACGGCTGGGGCTATAACGGGAATGGACAACTTGGACTTGGAAACAACGGGAACCAGCTCACTCCCTGTCGACTTGTAGCTTTGCAGGGTTTATGTGTGCAACAG ATTGTGTCAGGGTATGCACACTCCATGGCACTAACAGACGAAGGGTTGGTTTACGCTTGGGGTGCCAACACGTATGGACAGCTGGGTACTGGCAACAAGAGCAACCAGCTGAGCCCAGTTCAGATTCTGACTGAGAAAGAGAG AATTGTAGAAATTGCTGCCTGTCATTCCACACATACATCAGCTGCTAAAACCCAGAGTGGCCAGGTGTACatgtggggccagtgcaggggCCAGTCCATAGTACTCCCTCACCTGACACACTTTACCTGTACCGATGATGTCTTTGCCTGCTTTGCCACCCCCTCAGTTATGTGGAGGCTTCTTTCAGTGG ttggCTCATATATGATGTGTGATTATAAAATGTATAGACTCTGCCATAAAAGATAA